The Scophthalmus maximus strain ysfricsl-2021 chromosome 14, ASM2237912v1, whole genome shotgun sequence region GAATGCTGACAGTGGCATTTGAGAGTTCTTTTGAGAAGCAACctgtaaagaaaatgaatttggaCTATACATTCTGTAGTAATGTAGATGAGCTGCCATCCTCCGGCTTCTTTTCTTGTCAATCTCATGTTCTGGGGATGAAGAACTTCATTTCGGTGTTGCtcctgtctttcttcttcttcttcttcttcttcttcttcttcttcttcttcttgtgttgtGCTTCTCTTGGGCATCTTGGCTCTGTGCTTCTCTTTCTACCCACTGAATCAATCAGCCGGTCTGCCCATATCTTGACTTCTGCTGATGCACTTCCCTGATGAAGATaacacctttttaaaaaccatGTCTTAAGTCTATTATCACCATATGCTCTTCATGATCTCTCAGGCAACACAGAGGAGGCTCAGTTGAGAAGTagcggagaggaagaggtggatcCAGATCACCGTCACGGAATAGTGACCGAGGAAGTCGGAGCGAATCAGTTGAGCTCTGATGCACTCTGCGATGACGATGTGTCCACACTGGCGTCATTGAGTGAAGAACAGCCGACAGACTTACTCAAAGAGGAAGATGGCATCGGAGAAAGTGGCCTGTGCAAGGACTTGAATGTTGACATTATTGACCATCCAATAACAGAGGACAAAGATTTAATCTTTGTCATACTTGAACCTCAAGAAATGGTAACAAGTGCTAAGGaaaatgttccagaaacagaAACACCCACGGGTGGACATTTAGTACAGACAAGTGACCCAGAGGTAAGGGAGACAGAAACCAAAAGCAGtaattttcacacacacagtggtgatTTTAGACAAACAGGTAACAAGCAAGGAAACCAACAGGAAGATGCCGAAGAGAGTAATCTGAGGAATGCAGAATCACATCCTCAGCAAAAAGTCCTCAAGGACATTATGAGAGAAGATCTTCCTCCTGAGATCATCTCCGCTATATCATACACTGAACTTCAGCAAGAGCCTGGGAATGTTGAAGAAGCGGAGAACGACGAGGCCGAGGAAACACCCAATAAGTCTCAGGGTTCTTCTGCCtcagggaaaaagaagaaaaagaagagaagaggcaaAAAGAAAGGCAGCCAACAAAAAGatggaacagaaaaagaaaagagcaaaacagGGGAAGATGTAGAATCAGCTAAAGGACATAAAGGGTTAACAGAAGAACCTATTATTGACCATTCTGTCACTGAAATCGAAGAATCAAAGACGGATCAGTTTAAGACTGAGCAGGACAGGCAACACACTGAggaaacagaagcagcagcagcagcagcagcagaacccaCTGAAACTTTTAAAGAATCAAAAATGGATCATGTTACAAATGTGCACGATGAGGAACAAACTGGGGAAGCTGAGTCAGTAGATGAAGAAATAATAGTGGTAGAGAGTGAAACCCTGTCTCACGTTGAAATAAGAGAGGATCATGTTACGGATGAACAGAACAAGGATCAGAGTGAAACGGTAGAAATGGTGCAGGAAGTTGCACCAACTGAAACGTTTCCTCATGTTGATACTGTGAAGGAATTAGGAACAGAACCCATAAAGAATGAGCAGGACAAAGAACAAACGATGGAAGCAGGGAAATCAGAAGAGGGCCACCTCAGTGCATGTGATAGCACTGACACCTCCGACAGAACAGATCACCTGGAACAAGAGCCAACATCCAGTGTAGATAACTCAGGTCAAATCATCCATAGTGAGTCAGAAGTTGTTGATGATGTAGAGGATGAAGTTGTGTCTGCTGACGAGACGAAACCTGAATGCACAGCTGATGAACCAGACAACAGTGGTGAGGAAAACACTGAAGCGGAATCAGGTGTTCCTGCTAACGAATCTGAATCCATAAACCATCCTGAGGGCAAAGAACTCGCTTCAGCATCGCCGTCCTACACCAATGACGTCGGTCTCCAGAGCTCGTCTGACGCCGAGCCTCCGTCGGAGCCACCGAGACTCAGTGATGAGACTCCGATCAGGGTTCCTGACAAAGATCCAGTGGATCTGAAacgagaaaatgagaaaagtgcATCATTAACACAAAGCCCAGATACATTAGACACTGAGGAAAGCCTATTGGAGACTGTTGTTGAACATTTAGAGGATGTTGGAAGCCAGACACTAGAGTGTGTGGAACAGACAGTGTTGGAAGCAGAGATGAATACCTTTGATGAGGTAAACACACTAGAACCTCGGAAAGATGCTACAGACGCTGGTTCCTCTTCTGAACAGGAGCTGGGCACAGAAGAACATCCTGAACATGGACTCAGTCCGATTGATCGGGACAGCGACGCGTCTCTTCATGCCTTGGTTGAGCAAGTGCATGATCTCAGCAAAGACGAGGCAGAGGACCCCTCTGAACCCACCCAGCAaggaggcgaggaagaggagcacaGCGGAGATGAGGAAGGGCAATCTTTCGATTTTGATGAACTGGATATTGAGGCGGCTGTTGAAACCGCGGCCCCTAAAAATCAAGAAGAGGAAATAATTGAGGAGGGAATTGAAGTCTTGTCAGATGAAAGCAACGACGGACGTTCCGagccaaatgaaaacacacaaaacaagcccGCTGAAGGCAACGAGCAGGAGTCTGCGGTTCTTGAGTGTGACCAGGCAGATGCACTGGACGAAGAGTCGGAGACGATGCCTCAAGGCAAACAGAAGTCTTTGGCTCAGGAGGAAGCCACAGCGGACGGGGCGAGGCACGTCGCAGAGGAGGGACCGGTTTTGAGCGTTGAAGAGTTGGGTGTTGCAGAGGAGATTAACCAGGCCACATCTTTACCAGTTGAAGAAGGATTAGACGCCATGACGCACGAGGTGCAGGGTGACGATTTGGTTTCACCAATGAGTGCAGACAAAGTGGCCCGAAGCAAAGAGCCACCGAGTTCAGGGAAAGATGTGAGGAAGACCAACAAGAAGGGCAAGAGCAAGGGCAAAGAGGAGTGTAAGATGTCTTAGCTCACAGATGGTACTGTATATACATCTTTTACTAGTCTTCATGCTTCGCTCTGAACAAAGTGCTCGAATAAATATCTGTAGAACCTCACGGCACTCAAATAAACATTGGCATGTACCTTACTTTTAAAAGTCCAAAGAGATGAAGATGCGAGGAAACGGTAGATTTAGTTATCGATGCACGTTTAAAATGCTGATCGTAATGTTTTGTGGGTCATAATGCGGCTCTGCAGTTGTATCACAGATCGTTCCTTCATGTTTGTTTCACAGGTGCACAAATGATAATTGCTTATTCTCATTAAAGGGGCTAAGTGTAAGTTTCTGCTGTCGCGACATAGATTAGCATCAATAGCTGTTTACTAAATCGTCTAGAAGAAATGCTGTGAGGTCAGCATCCTACTCCATTCATTTGCTTACCACCCAGAGTTAAAATGCTAAACCCCCGACT contains the following coding sequences:
- the lrrfip1a gene encoding leucine-rich repeat flightless-interacting protein 1 isoform X2 encodes the protein MGTQGAGRKRSTKKERSTAEDDALNLIAREAEARLAAKRAARAEAREIRMKELERQQKEIFQVQKKYYGLNTKLDERVDNRWGDIEQWMEDSERYSRSSQITTLSDDDERMSVGSRGSVRDSSLKRSKKKKKHKHKDRNGYDDDYSVLSSRSSRLSDESRASRSSRTDLTSPRLSEDNRVSRASRVDLQPTSYSSSDLYGLNGLSSSRNPGSTFNGYQPLEYTSYRSSGSRASSRAGSARASPVDNCSSVASYLRSVASGGSVLTRDLDDVTIPDFSDVEDRDYLEKGSRAGSALTAATLTSSGGTSSRRGSGETAITVDAETSIREIKEIHELKDQIQDVETKYTQNLKEVKETLAEVEEKYRKAMVSNAQLDNEKNNLMYQVDTLKDSLMELEELLSESRRGHEDKVKECEREKYAHGVLQFQFNEMKETLKQSEELLSEIRQLRMKQDGFVREISDLQETVEWKDKKIGALERQKEYSDAIRTERDELREEVVQLKDILKKHGIVLGPDLNINGDVGEAEVDGLPSGDSARQPAQDSQSPPAEGNSMLGNTEEAQLRSSGEEEVDPDHRHGIVTEEVGANQLSSDALCDDDVSTLASLSEEQPTDLLKEEDGIGESGLCKDLNVDIIDHPITEDKDLIFVILEPQEMVTSAKENVPETETPTGGHLVQTSDPEVRETETKSSNFHTHSGDFRQTGNKQGNQQEDAEESNLRNAESHPQQKVLKDIMREDLPPEIISAISYTELQQEPGNVEEAENDEAEETPNKSQGSSASGKKKKKKRRGKKKGSQQKDGTEKEKSKTGEDVESAKGHKGLTEEPIIDHSVTEIEESKTDQFKTEQDRQHTEETEAAAAAAAEPTETFKESKMDHVTNVHDEEQTGEAESVDEEIIVVESETLSHVEIREDHVTDEQNKDQSETVEMVQEVAPTETFPHVDTVKELGTEPIKNEQDKEQTMEAGKSEEGHLSACDSTDTSDRTDHLEQEPTSSVDNSGQIIHSESEVVDDVEDEVVSADETKPECTADEPDNSGEENTEAESGVPANESESINHPEGKELASASPSYTNDVGLQSSSDAEPPSEPPRLSDETPIRVPDKDPVDLKRENEKSASLTQSPDTLDTEESLLETVVEHLEDVGSQTLECVEQTVLEAEMNTFDEVNTLEPRKDATDAGSSSEQELGTEEHPEHGLSPIDRDSDASLHALVEQVHDLSKDEAEDPSEPTQQGGEEEEHSGDEEGQSFDFDELDIEAAVETAAPKNQEEEIIEEGIEVLSDESNDGRSEPNENTQNKPAEGNEQESAVLECDQADALDEESETMPQGKQKSLAQEEATADGARHVAEEGPVLSVEELGVAEEINQATSLPVEEGLDAMTHEVQGDDLVSPMSADKVARSKEPPSSGKDVRKTNKKGKSKGKEECKMS
- the lrrfip1a gene encoding leucine-rich repeat flightless-interacting protein 1 isoform X5, which gives rise to MGTQGAGRKRSTKKERSTAEDDALNLIAREAEARLAAKRAARAEAREIRMKELERQQKEEDSERYSRSSQITTLSDDDERMSVGSRGSVRSDLDAVGAYGGGDSSLKRSKKKKKHKHKDRNGYDDDYSVLSSRSSRLSDESRASRSSRTDLTSPRLSEDNRVSRASRVDLQPTSYSSSDLYGLNGLSSSRNPGSTFNGYQPLEYTSYRSSGSRASSRAGSARASPVDNCSSVASYLRSVASGGSVLTRDLDDVTIPDFSDVEDRDYLEKGSRAGSALTAATLTSSGGTSSRRGSGETAITVDAETSIREIKEIHELKDQIQDVETKYTQNLKEVKETLAEVEEKYRKAMVSNAQLDNEKNNLMYQVDTLKDSLMELEELLSESRRGHEDKVKECEREKYAHGVLQFQFNEMKETLKQSEELLSEIRQLRMKQDGFVREISDLQETVEWKDKKIGALERQKEYSDAIRTERDELREEVVQLKDILKKHGIVLGPDLNINGDVGEAEVDGLPSGDSARQPAQDSQSPPAEGNSMLGNTEEAQLRSSGEEEVDPDHRHGIVTEEVGANQLSSDALCDDDVSTLASLSEEQPTDLLKEEDGIGESGLCKDLNVDIIDHPITEDKDLIFVILEPQEMVTSAKENVPETETPTGGHLVQTSDPEVRETETKSSNFHTHSGDFRQTGNKQGNQQEDAEESNLRNAESHPQQKVLKDIMREDLPPEIISAISYTELQQEPGNVEEAENDEAEETPNKSQGSSASGKKKKKKRRGKKKGSQQKDGTEKEKSKTGEDVESAKGHKGLTEEPIIDHSVTEIEESKTDQFKTEQDRQHTEETEAAAAAAAEPTETFKESKMDHVTNVHDEEQTGEAESVDEEIIVVESETLSHVEIREDHVTDEQNKDQSETVEMVQEVAPTETFPHVDTVKELGTEPIKNEQDKEQTMEAGKSEEGHLSACDSTDTSDRTDHLEQEPTSSVDNSGQIIHSESEVVDDVEDEVVSADETKPECTADEPDNSGEENTEAESGVPANESESINHPEGKELASASPSYTNDVGLQSSSDAEPPSEPPRLSDETPIRVPDKDPVDLKRENEKSASLTQSPDTLDTEESLLETVVEHLEDVGSQTLECVEQTVLEAEMNTFDEVNTLEPRKDATDAGSSSEQELGTEEHPEHGLSPIDRDSDASLHALVEQVHDLSKDEAEDPSEPTQQGGEEEEHSGDEEGQSFDFDELDIEAAVETAAPKNQEEEIIEEGIEVLSDESNDGRSEPNENTQNKPAEGNEQESAVLECDQADALDEESETMPQGKQKSLAQEEATADGARHVAEEGPVLSVEELGVAEEINQATSLPVEEGLDAMTHEVQGDDLVSPMSADKVARSKEPPSSGKDVRKTNKKGKSKGKEECKMS
- the lrrfip1a gene encoding leucine-rich repeat flightless-interacting protein 1 isoform X9, with translation MGTQGAGRKRSTKKERSTAEDDALNLIAREAEARLAAKRAARAEAREIRMKELERQQKEIFQVQKKYYGLNTKLDERVDNRWGDIEQWMEDSERYSRSSQITTLSDDDERMSVGSRGSVRSDLDAVGAYGGGDSSLKRSKKKKKHKHKDRNGYDDDYSVLSSRSSRLSDESRASRSSRTDLTSPRLSEDNRVSRASRVDLQPTSYSSSDLYGLNGLSSSRNPGSTFNGYQPLEYTSYRSSGSRASSRAGSARASPVVEDRDYLEKGSRAGSALTAATLTSSGGTSSRRGSGETAITVDAETSIREIKETLAEVEEKYRKAMVSNAQLDNEKNNLMYQVDTLKDSLMELEELLSESRRGHEDKVKECEREKYAHGVLQFQFNEMKETLKQSEELLSEIRQLRMKQDGFVREISDLQETVEWKDKKIGALERQKEYSDAIRTERDELREEVVQLKDILKKHGIVLGPDLNINGDVGEAEVDGLPSGDSARQPAQDSQSPPAEGNSMLGNTEEAQLRSSGEEEVDPDHRHGIVTEEVGANQLSSDALCDDDVSTLASLSEEQPTDLLKEEDGIGESGLCKDLNVDIIDHPITEDKDLIFVILEPQEMVTSAKENVPETETPTGGHLVQTSDPEVRETETKSSNFHTHSGDFRQTGNKQGNQQEDAEESNLRNAESHPQQKVLKDIMREDLPPEIISAISYTELQQEPGNVEEAENDEAEETPNKSQGSSASGKKKKKKRRGKKKGSQQKDGTEKEKSKTGEDVESAKGHKGLTEEPIIDHSVTEIEESKTDQFKTEQDRQHTEETEAAAAAAAEPTETFKESKMDHVTNVHDEEQTGEAESVDEEIIVVESETLSHVEIREDHVTDEQNKDQSETVEMVQEVAPTETFPHVDTVKELGTEPIKNEQDKEQTMEAGKSEEGHLSACDSTDTSDRTDHLEQEPTSSVDNSGQIIHSESEVVDDVEDEVVSADETKPECTADEPDNSGEENTEAESGVPANESESINHPEGKELASASPSYTNDVGLQSSSDAEPPSEPPRLSDETPIRVPDKDPVDLKRENEKSASLTQSPDTLDTEESLLETVVEHLEDVGSQTLECVEQTVLEAEMNTFDEVNTLEPRKDATDAGSSSEQELGTEEHPEHGLSPIDRDSDASLHALVEQVHDLSKDEAEDPSEPTQQGGEEEEHSGDEEGQSFDFDELDIEAAVETAAPKNQEEEIIEEGIEVLSDESNDGRSEPNENTQNKPAEGNEQESAVLECDQADALDEESETMPQGKQKSLAQEEATADGARHVAEEGPVLSVEELGVAEEINQATSLPVEEGLDAMTHEVQGDDLVSPMSADKVARSKEPPSSGKDVRKTNKKGKSKGKEECKMS
- the lrrfip1a gene encoding leucine-rich repeat flightless-interacting protein 1 isoform X10 — its product is MGTQGAGRKRSTKKERSTAEDDALNLIAREAEARLAAKRAARAEAREIRMKELERQQKEIFQVQKKYYGLNTKLDERVDNRWGDIEQWMEDSERYSRSSQITTLSDDDERMSVGSRGSVRSDLDAVGAYGGGDSSLKRSKKKKKHKHKDRNGYDDDYSVLSSRSSRLSDESRASRSSRTDLTSPRLSEDNRVSRASRVDLQPTSYSSSDLYGLNGLSSSRNPGSTFNGYQVEDRDYLEKGSRAGSALTAATLTSSGGTSSRRGSGETAITVDAETSIREIKEIHELKDQIQDVETKYTQNLKEVKETLAEVEEKYRKAMVSNAQLDNEKNNLMYQVDTLKDSLMELEELLSESRRGHEDKVKECEREKYAHGVLQFQFNEMKETLKQSEELLSEIRQLRMKQDGFVREISDLQETVEWKDKKIGALERQKEYSDAIRTERDELREEVVQLKDILKKHGIVLGPDLNINGDVGEAEVDGLPSGDSARQPAQDSQSPPAEGNSMLGNTEEAQLRSSGEEEVDPDHRHGIVTEEVGANQLSSDALCDDDVSTLASLSEEQPTDLLKEEDGIGESGLCKDLNVDIIDHPITEDKDLIFVILEPQEMVTSAKENVPETETPTGGHLVQTSDPEVRETETKSSNFHTHSGDFRQTGNKQGNQQEDAEESNLRNAESHPQQKVLKDIMREDLPPEIISAISYTELQQEPGNVEEAENDEAEETPNKSQGSSASGKKKKKKRRGKKKGSQQKDGTEKEKSKTGEDVESAKGHKGLTEEPIIDHSVTEIEESKTDQFKTEQDRQHTEETEAAAAAAAEPTETFKESKMDHVTNVHDEEQTGEAESVDEEIIVVESETLSHVEIREDHVTDEQNKDQSETVEMVQEVAPTETFPHVDTVKELGTEPIKNEQDKEQTMEAGKSEEGHLSACDSTDTSDRTDHLEQEPTSSVDNSGQIIHSESEVVDDVEDEVVSADETKPECTADEPDNSGEENTEAESGVPANESESINHPEGKELASASPSYTNDVGLQSSSDAEPPSEPPRLSDETPIRVPDKDPVDLKRENEKSASLTQSPDTLDTEESLLETVVEHLEDVGSQTLECVEQTVLEAEMNTFDEVNTLEPRKDATDAGSSSEQELGTEEHPEHGLSPIDRDSDASLHALVEQVHDLSKDEAEDPSEPTQQGGEEEEHSGDEEGQSFDFDELDIEAAVETAAPKNQEEEIIEEGIEVLSDESNDGRSEPNENTQNKPAEGNEQESAVLECDQADALDEESETMPQGKQKSLAQEEATADGARHVAEEGPVLSVEELGVAEEINQATSLPVEEGLDAMTHEVQGDDLVSPMSADKVARSKEPPSSGKDVRKTNKKGKSKGKEECKMS
- the lrrfip1a gene encoding leucine-rich repeat flightless-interacting protein 1 isoform X8 — translated: MGTQGAGRKRSTKKERSTAEDDALNLIAREAEARLAAKRAARAEAREIRMKELERQQKELSDDDERMSVGSRGSVRDSSLKRSKKKKKHKHKDRNGYDDDYSVLSSRSSRLSDESRASRSSRTDLTSPRLSEDNRVSRASRVDLQPTSYSSSDLYGLNGLSSSRNPGSTFNGYQPLEYTSYRSSGSRASSRAGSARASPVDNCSSVASYLRSVASGGSVLTRDLDDVTIPDFSDVEDRDYLEKGSRAGSALTAATLTSSGGTSSRRGSGETAITVDAETSIREIKEIHELKDQIQDVETKYTQNLKEVKETLAEVEEKYRKAMVSNAQLDNEKNNLMYQVDTLKDSLMELEELLSESRRGHEDKVKECEREKYAHGVLQFQFNEMKETLKQSEELLSEIRQLRMKQDGFVREISDLQETVEWKDKKIGALERQKEYSDAIRTERDELREEVVQLKDILKKHGIVLGPDLNINGDVGEAEVDGLPSGDSARQPAQDSQSPPAEGNSMLGNTEEAQLRSSGEEEVDPDHRHGIVTEEVGANQLSSDALCDDDVSTLASLSEEQPTDLLKEEDGIGESGLCKDLNVDIIDHPITEDKDLIFVILEPQEMVTSAKENVPETETPTGGHLVQTSDPEVRETETKSSNFHTHSGDFRQTGNKQGNQQEDAEESNLRNAESHPQQKVLKDIMREDLPPEIISAISYTELQQEPGNVEEAENDEAEETPNKSQGSSASGKKKKKKRRGKKKGSQQKDGTEKEKSKTGEDVESAKGHKGLTEEPIIDHSVTEIEESKTDQFKTEQDRQHTEETEAAAAAAAEPTETFKESKMDHVTNVHDEEQTGEAESVDEEIIVVESETLSHVEIREDHVTDEQNKDQSETVEMVQEVAPTETFPHVDTVKELGTEPIKNEQDKEQTMEAGKSEEGHLSACDSTDTSDRTDHLEQEPTSSVDNSGQIIHSESEVVDDVEDEVVSADETKPECTADEPDNSGEENTEAESGVPANESESINHPEGKELASASPSYTNDVGLQSSSDAEPPSEPPRLSDETPIRVPDKDPVDLKRENEKSASLTQSPDTLDTEESLLETVVEHLEDVGSQTLECVEQTVLEAEMNTFDEVNTLEPRKDATDAGSSSEQELGTEEHPEHGLSPIDRDSDASLHALVEQVHDLSKDEAEDPSEPTQQGGEEEEHSGDEEGQSFDFDELDIEAAVETAAPKNQEEEIIEEGIEVLSDESNDGRSEPNENTQNKPAEGNEQESAVLECDQADALDEESETMPQGKQKSLAQEEATADGARHVAEEGPVLSVEELGVAEEINQATSLPVEEGLDAMTHEVQGDDLVSPMSADKVARSKEPPSSGKDVRKTNKKGKSKGKEECKMS
- the lrrfip1a gene encoding leucine-rich repeat flightless-interacting protein 1 isoform X15, which codes for MGTQGAGRKRSTKKERSTAEDDALNLIAREAEARLAAKRAARAEAREIRMKELERQQKEIFQVQKKYYGLNTKLDERVDNRWGDIEQWMEDSERYSRSSQITTLSDDDERMSVGSRGSVRSDLDAVGAYGGGDSSLKRSKKKKKHKHKDRNGYDDDYSVLSSRSSRLSDESRASRSSRTDLTVEDRDYLEKGSRAGSALTAATLTSSGGTSSRRGSGETAITVDAETSIREIKEIHELKDQIQDVETKYTQNLKEVKETLAEVEEKYRKAMVSNAQLDNEKNNLMYQVDTLKDSLMELEELLSESRRGHEDKVKECEREKYAHGVLQFQFNEMKETLKQSEELLSEIRQLRMKQDGFVREISDLQETVEWKDKKIGALERQKEYSDAIRTERDELREEVVQLKDILKKHGIVLGPDLNINGDVGEAEVDGLPSGDSARQPAQDSQSPPAEGNSMLGNTEEAQLRSSGEEEVDPDHRHGIVTEEVGANQLSSDALCDDDVSTLASLSEEQPTDLLKEEDGIGESGLCKDLNVDIIDHPITEDKDLIFVILEPQEMVTSAKENVPETETPTGGHLVQTSDPEVRETETKSSNFHTHSGDFRQTGNKQGNQQEDAEESNLRNAESHPQQKVLKDIMREDLPPEIISAISYTELQQEPGNVEEAENDEAEETPNKSQGSSASGKKKKKKRRGKKKGSQQKDGTEKEKSKTGEDVESAKGHKGLTEEPIIDHSVTEIEESKTDQFKTEQDRQHTEETEAAAAAAAEPTETFKESKMDHVTNVHDEEQTGEAESVDEEIIVVESETLSHVEIREDHVTDEQNKDQSETVEMVQEVAPTETFPHVDTVKELGTEPIKNEQDKEQTMEAGKSEEGHLSACDSTDTSDRTDHLEQEPTSSVDNSGQIIHSESEVVDDVEDEVVSADETKPECTADEPDNSGEENTEAESGVPANESESINHPEGKELASASPSYTNDVGLQSSSDAEPPSEPPRLSDETPIRVPDKDPVDLKRENEKSASLTQSPDTLDTEESLLETVVEHLEDVGSQTLECVEQTVLEAEMNTFDEVNTLEPRKDATDAGSSSEQELGTEEHPEHGLSPIDRDSDASLHALVEQVHDLSKDEAEDPSEPTQQGGEEEEHSGDEEGQSFDFDELDIEAAVETAAPKNQEEEIIEEGIEVLSDESNDGRSEPNENTQNKPAEGNEQESAVLECDQADALDEESETMPQGKQKSLAQEEATADGARHVAEEGPVLSVEELGVAEEINQATSLPVEEGLDAMTHEVQGDDLVSPMSADKVARSKEPPSSGKDVRKTNKKGKSKGKEECKMS
- the lrrfip1a gene encoding leucine-rich repeat flightless-interacting protein 1 isoform X17, with product MGTQGAGRKRSTKKERSTAEDDALNLIAREAEARLAAKRAARAEAREIRMKELERQQKEIFQVQKKYYGLNTKLDERVDNRWGDIEQWMEDSERYSRSSQITTLSDDDERMSVGSRGSVRTSYSSSDLYGLNGLSSSRNPGSTFNGYQVEDRDYLEKGSRAGSALTAATLTSSGGTSSRRGSGETAITVDAETSIREIKEIHELKDQIQDVETKYTQNLKEVKETLAEVEEKYRKAMVSNAQLDNEKNNLMYQVDTLKDSLMELEELLSESRRGHEDKVKECEREKYAHGVLQFQFNEMKETLKQSEELLSEIRQLRMKQDGFVREISDLQETVEWKDKKIGALERQKEYSDAIRTERDELREEVVQLKDILKKHGIVLGPDLNINGDVGEAEVDGLPSGDSARQPAQDSQSPPAEGNSMLGNTEEAQLRSSGEEEVDPDHRHGIVTEEVGANQLSSDALCDDDVSTLASLSEEQPTDLLKEEDGIGESGLCKDLNVDIIDHPITEDKDLIFVILEPQEMVTSAKENVPETETPTGGHLVQTSDPEVRETETKSSNFHTHSGDFRQTGNKQGNQQEDAEESNLRNAESHPQQKVLKDIMREDLPPEIISAISYTELQQEPGNVEEAENDEAEETPNKSQGSSASGKKKKKKRRGKKKGSQQKDGTEKEKSKTGEDVESAKGHKGLTEEPIIDHSVTEIEESKTDQFKTEQDRQHTEETEAAAAAAAEPTETFKESKMDHVTNVHDEEQTGEAESVDEEIIVVESETLSHVEIREDHVTDEQNKDQSETVEMVQEVAPTETFPHVDTVKELGTEPIKNEQDKEQTMEAGKSEEGHLSACDSTDTSDRTDHLEQEPTSSVDNSGQIIHSESEVVDDVEDEVVSADETKPECTADEPDNSGEENTEAESGVPANESESINHPEGKELASASPSYTNDVGLQSSSDAEPPSEPPRLSDETPIRVPDKDPVDLKRENEKSASLTQSPDTLDTEESLLETVVEHLEDVGSQTLECVEQTVLEAEMNTFDEVNTLEPRKDATDAGSSSEQELGTEEHPEHGLSPIDRDSDASLHALVEQVHDLSKDEAEDPSEPTQQGGEEEEHSGDEEGQSFDFDELDIEAAVETAAPKNQEEEIIEEGIEVLSDESNDGRSEPNENTQNKPAEGNEQESAVLECDQADALDEESETMPQGKQKSLAQEEATADGARHVAEEGPVLSVEELGVAEEINQATSLPVEEGLDAMTHEVQGDDLVSPMSADKVARSKEPPSSGKDVRKTNKKGKSKGKEECKMS